A window of Ignavibacterium sp. contains these coding sequences:
- a CDS encoding queuosine precursor transporter: protein MQDKSNRLFYILGAFFIANAILAEFIGVKIFSLEKTLGLEPLNLTLFGYENLSFNLTAGVLLWPIVFIMTDIINEYFGRKGVRFLSFTAAGLIAYAYAMVYFSISLTPADFWIIRDTPSGQLNMQLAFNTIFGQGLWIIIGSLVAFLIGQLVDVTVFHYFKAITGSSKIWLRATGSTLVSQFIDSFVVLFIAFYIGAGWDLKLVLAIGVVNYIYKFFIAVFLTPLLYIIHFVIDKYLGKELSDKLQIEATLK, encoded by the coding sequence ATGCAGGATAAATCAAACAGACTTTTTTATATACTTGGCGCTTTTTTCATCGCTAATGCAATACTTGCAGAATTTATAGGAGTTAAAATATTTTCACTGGAAAAAACACTTGGACTAGAACCACTGAATCTCACCTTATTCGGTTATGAGAATTTATCATTTAATTTAACTGCCGGCGTTTTACTCTGGCCAATAGTTTTTATTATGACTGACATCATTAACGAATACTTTGGCAGGAAAGGAGTAAGATTTTTGTCTTTTACCGCAGCAGGATTGATAGCTTATGCATATGCAATGGTTTATTTTTCTATATCTTTAACTCCTGCGGATTTCTGGATAATCAGAGATACACCATCAGGTCAGTTAAATATGCAATTAGCATTTAATACAATTTTTGGTCAAGGATTGTGGATAATTATCGGGTCATTAGTTGCGTTTTTAATCGGCCAATTAGTTGATGTAACGGTTTTTCATTATTTCAAGGCAATTACAGGAAGTTCTAAAATATGGTTAAGAGCAACTGGCTCAACACTAGTTTCTCAGTTTATTGATAGCTTTGTTGTTCTATTCATTGCTTTCTATATCGGTGCTGGCTGGGATTTAAAATTGGTTCTGGCTATTGGTGTAGTTAATTACATTTATAAATTTTTCATTGCTGTATTTTTAACACCACTTTTATATATCATCCATTTTGTAATAGACAAATATCTTGGTAAAGAGCTTTCGGATAAACTGCAGATTGAAGCTACATTAAAATGA
- the pta gene encoding phosphate acetyltransferase has product MKITKEEALLYHSSERVGKIEVIPTKPCLTSRDLSLAYTPGVAEPCREIHKNVEDVYKYTAKGNLVAVVSNGTAVLGLGDIGPEAGKPVMEGKGVLFKRFADIDVFDIEVASHDPKEVIRVCQLLEPTFGGINLEDIKAPECFEIEETLKATMKIPVFHDDQHGTAIISCAALINAVELAGKKLNEVKIVVNGAGASAISCCKHYIRAGVKRENIWMFDTKGCITKDRKDLNKYKEEFAQEKGFASLAEAMKDADVFIGLSVGGVVNKDMVKSMAKNPIIFAMANPDPEIMYDDAVSVRDDLIMATGRSDFPNQVNNVLGFPFIFRGALDVRATQINDEMKMAATKALAQLAREKVPEMVIKAYGGEEFEFGKNYIIPKPFDPRVLWYVAPAVAKAAIETGVAKITEMDWDAYREKLKERLGLSKEIIRVMIHKAQQKPKRVVYPEGEEENIIRAAHAVYNDGIAKPILLGNEKIIKQEIERIGYDLNEFTIIDPENCDKCEDYAKTFFDRRKRKGATLYDSRNLIRKPNYYGSMMVAQGDADAMISGYTTSYPNTIRPALQCIGVREGLTVVSGMYIVIAKKETYFFADCTVNVNPNKDQLAEIAISTADAVKEFDVEPKIALLSFSNFGSAPYPESVKVTEAVKLIKQKRPELIVDGEMQADTAVAPEIIEKTFPFAEIRGGANVLIFPNLDAANIAYKLMARIGQATVIGPILLGMAKPVHVLQRGASVDDIINMTAIAVVDAESKKNYLKNK; this is encoded by the coding sequence ATGAAAATCACAAAAGAGGAAGCTCTGTTGTATCACAGTTCTGAGAGAGTTGGTAAAATTGAGGTTATACCAACTAAACCTTGTCTTACTTCAAGAGATTTATCGCTTGCTTATACTCCCGGTGTTGCTGAACCTTGTCGGGAAATTCATAAAAATGTTGAAGATGTTTATAAGTATACAGCTAAAGGTAATCTTGTTGCTGTTGTTTCAAATGGAACAGCTGTATTAGGTCTTGGTGATATTGGTCCCGAAGCAGGTAAACCTGTTATGGAAGGGAAAGGAGTTCTGTTTAAAAGATTTGCTGATATTGATGTGTTTGATATTGAAGTAGCATCTCACGATCCAAAAGAAGTTATCAGAGTTTGTCAGTTATTAGAGCCAACATTTGGGGGAATCAATCTTGAGGATATAAAAGCACCTGAATGTTTCGAGATTGAAGAGACACTTAAAGCAACGATGAAAATTCCGGTGTTTCATGACGATCAGCATGGAACTGCAATTATTTCTTGCGCAGCATTAATTAATGCTGTTGAACTGGCAGGAAAAAAATTAAATGAAGTTAAAATTGTTGTAAATGGAGCCGGAGCTTCTGCTATTTCTTGTTGCAAACATTATATCAGAGCAGGAGTAAAAAGAGAAAACATCTGGATGTTCGACACAAAAGGTTGTATTACAAAAGACAGAAAAGATCTTAATAAATACAAAGAAGAATTTGCTCAGGAAAAAGGATTTGCTTCACTTGCCGAAGCAATGAAAGATGCAGATGTTTTTATCGGGCTTTCAGTTGGTGGTGTCGTTAATAAAGATATGGTTAAATCAATGGCAAAAAATCCAATCATCTTTGCAATGGCCAATCCTGATCCTGAAATTATGTATGATGATGCAGTTTCGGTTCGCGATGATTTAATTATGGCAACGGGTAGAAGTGATTTCCCGAACCAGGTTAATAATGTTCTTGGATTTCCATTTATTTTCAGAGGTGCACTTGATGTAAGAGCTACACAGATTAATGATGAAATGAAAATGGCAGCTACGAAAGCTTTAGCTCAGTTAGCAAGAGAAAAAGTTCCTGAAATGGTTATCAAAGCTTATGGTGGAGAAGAGTTTGAATTTGGTAAAAATTATATTATTCCAAAACCTTTTGATCCGCGAGTTTTATGGTATGTTGCTCCTGCAGTAGCAAAAGCTGCAATCGAAACAGGTGTGGCTAAAATTACTGAAATGGATTGGGATGCTTATCGTGAAAAGCTTAAAGAGAGATTGGGTCTGTCTAAAGAAATAATTCGTGTTATGATTCACAAAGCTCAGCAGAAACCAAAGAGAGTTGTTTATCCTGAAGGAGAAGAAGAAAACATTATTCGTGCTGCACATGCTGTTTATAATGATGGAATTGCTAAACCAATTTTGCTTGGTAATGAAAAAATCATTAAACAGGAAATTGAAAGAATAGGCTATGATTTGAATGAATTTACGATTATCGATCCTGAAAATTGTGACAAATGCGAAGATTACGCAAAAACATTCTTCGATAGAAGAAAACGAAAAGGTGCAACTCTTTATGATTCAAGAAATCTGATTAGAAAACCTAATTATTATGGTTCAATGATGGTTGCACAAGGTGATGCTGATGCAATGATCAGCGGATATACTACAAGCTATCCAAATACAATAAGACCTGCTTTGCAATGTATCGGAGTTAGGGAAGGACTTACAGTTGTTTCAGGAATGTACATTGTAATAGCAAAGAAGGAAACCTACTTTTTTGCCGATTGCACAGTAAATGTTAATCCAAATAAAGATCAGTTAGCCGAGATTGCAATTTCTACAGCTGATGCAGTTAAAGAATTTGATGTCGAACCTAAAATCGCACTTCTTTCTTTTAGTAATTTTGGAAGCGCACCTTATCCGGAATCCGTAAAGGTAACAGAAGCGGTTAAGCTCATCAAACAAAAAAGACCGGAATTAATTGTTGATGGAGAAATGCAGGCAGATACGGCTGTTGCTCCGGAAATCATCGAAAAGACTTTCCCATTTGCAGAAATAAGAGGTGGCGCTAATGTTTTAATATTCCCAAATCTCGATGCTGCTAATATTGCTTATAAATTAATGGCAAGAATTGGACAGGCAACTGTTATCGGACCAATCCTATTGGGAATGGCAAAACCTGTTCATGTTTTACAAAGAGGAGCATCTGTTGATGATATCATTAATATGACAGCTATTGCAGTTGTTGATGCTGAATCAAAGAAAAACTATCTGAAGAACAAGTAA
- a CDS encoding YCF48-related protein: MTRILLLIITINSFLFSQSGDWVIIQTPVAANLKNIFAIDSMNIWVAGDSGYILYTSDMGNNWSIQNFRPDFKINDIFFLDVNIGWAIENGTEDGINVDNFILNTTDGGLNWQSRRFRPDNVILNTICFVDSSKGIIGGDNNIFSITTNGGVDWTEIPRDTATFSHFPVHKVRFINDSIGFAVGGIYDRGGVIWHCTNGGFTWMTDSAYADPFFDMVFPDSQTVVTLASDIERSFPSAVFKSSDLGNTWFYKEISYYGVSSGIDNRTTDEIWGTFGHEFIVSSDKGESWQTILTPDSINVFDIVFTDSLHGFAIGENGKFLKFVPTISSVESKPVITNESFRLYQNYPNPFNSITNIRIDLFDDSFINVAVYNSLGEKIQTLFSGEVEKGSLELKFDAKDLATGIYFYSVEIQNKDYKSSSDKSIFKMIILK, from the coding sequence ATGACCAGAATTCTGTTATTAATTATTACAATAAATTCATTCTTATTTTCTCAATCAGGAGATTGGGTAATCATTCAAACACCGGTTGCAGCGAACTTAAAGAACATTTTTGCAATTGATTCAATGAATATCTGGGTCGCCGGAGATAGTGGATACATTCTATATACAAGCGATATGGGAAATAATTGGTCTATTCAAAACTTCAGACCAGACTTTAAAATTAATGACATTTTTTTTCTTGATGTGAATATTGGATGGGCAATTGAAAACGGAACCGAAGATGGAATAAATGTAGATAACTTTATACTAAATACTACCGATGGAGGTTTAAATTGGCAATCAAGAAGGTTCAGACCGGATAATGTTATATTAAATACTATTTGTTTCGTTGATTCAAGTAAGGGAATTATTGGTGGAGATAATAATATTTTTTCTATCACTACAAATGGTGGAGTTGATTGGACTGAGATTCCAAGAGATACTGCGACTTTCTCTCATTTCCCGGTTCATAAAGTCAGATTTATAAATGATTCTATTGGCTTTGCAGTTGGAGGAATCTATGACCGTGGCGGAGTCATCTGGCATTGTACTAATGGGGGTTTTACCTGGATGACTGATTCGGCCTATGCAGATCCATTTTTTGATATGGTTTTTCCAGATTCGCAAACAGTTGTAACTTTAGCCAGTGATATCGAGAGAAGTTTTCCAAGTGCAGTTTTCAAATCATCGGATTTGGGAAATACCTGGTTTTACAAAGAAATTTCTTACTATGGAGTATCGAGTGGTATTGATAACAGAACCACTGATGAAATTTGGGGAACATTTGGTCATGAGTTTATAGTTAGTTCAGATAAAGGTGAAAGCTGGCAAACCATCTTAACGCCTGATTCAATAAATGTATTTGATATTGTGTTTACTGACTCACTGCACGGATTTGCTATTGGCGAGAATGGAAAGTTTTTGAAATTTGTACCCACTATTTCTTCTGTTGAATCCAAACCGGTTATTACAAATGAATCATTCAGGCTGTATCAGAATTATCCTAATCCATTCAATTCGATTACCAATATCAGAATAGATTTATTTGATGACAGTTTTATAAATGTTGCAGTTTACAATTCATTAGGTGAAAAAATTCAGACACTATTTTCAGGTGAAGTAGAGAAGGGAAGTTTAGAATTGAAATTTGATGCGAAAGATTTAGCAACGGGAATTTATTTCTACTCAGTGGAAATACAAAATAAAGATTATAAATCTTCATCAGATAAATCAATCTTTAAAATGATAATCCTCAAATAA
- a CDS encoding histidine phosphatase family protein codes for MRQLILVRHAKSSWDNPELNDFYRPLNKRGKRDAPFMANLLAEKNVIPELILASPAVRTKLTAIEFARKFGIAESEIIWNDKLYLASSAKLLKFIVDVDQKFKSIMLVGHNPGLTDLQNFLCNEEIDNIPTCGIVCMRTQKDWKSITAKDFELDFFEYPKKYFKKS; via the coding sequence ATGCGACAACTCATATTAGTAAGACATGCAAAATCAAGTTGGGATAATCCTGAATTGAATGATTTTTATAGACCATTAAATAAGCGTGGCAAAAGAGATGCGCCTTTTATGGCAAATCTGTTAGCAGAAAAAAATGTGATACCTGAGTTGATTCTTGCTAGTCCAGCTGTTCGAACTAAATTAACAGCAATTGAATTTGCAAGAAAGTTTGGAATTGCAGAATCAGAAATCATTTGGAATGATAAGCTCTATCTTGCCTCATCAGCTAAGCTCTTAAAATTCATTGTAGATGTTGATCAAAAATTTAAATCTATTATGCTGGTTGGACACAATCCCGGGCTAACTGATTTACAAAATTTTCTGTGTAATGAAGAAATTGATAATATACCTACTTGTGGAATTGTTTGTATGAGAACACAAAAAGACTGGAAGAGTATTACTGCCAAAGATTTTGAATTGGATTTTTTTGAATATCCGAAAAAATATTTTAAGAAAAGTTAA
- a CDS encoding T9SS type A sorting domain-containing protein yields MKSNYLKLLCYILFVFTTTSLPQGSGLNIGPNFILYLSNVNQTEVFITVHPTNPNILFASANTIVFQPFFVSEGIYVTTNGGNTWFGSDTCNGPNISFHQGDPGVAIDKNGTFILSRLGRQPFYGIYSHYSTDNGLNWSAQNKITSDGESLYERATLASDNNPSSIYYGRTYATWVKLSGTFPVEFSFTDNIFQAWNPTQTVNSFTQRSAGPDIEVGNNGEIFICYALVTSTSPFNETAVSFAYSDDGGNSWSVMNNAIPINGINGVLAQKSNIRVNGLPRIAVDKSNTNSRGTIYIVTTQINLFPAGSDPDIILYKSTDNGQTWSSGIRVNQDALNNGKTQYFPAIDVDKYGGVNIIYYDDRATTNDSASVFLSRSTDGGINWIDYKISDHNFKPLPIGGLGQGYQGDNIDIIAVDHKLFPVWMDNSTGIYQIWSAPISFNPISVENKKNDLSSFELFQNYPNPFNPTTKISWQTPSGSWHSLKIYDMLGNEIITLIDEYREAGSYELNFDAAKYYLTSGIYYYKLTAGSYSETKKMVLLR; encoded by the coding sequence ATGAAATCAAATTATCTAAAATTATTGTGTTATATTTTATTTGTTTTCACGACCACTTCCCTACCTCAGGGAAGTGGTTTAAACATTGGACCTAATTTCATTTTGTACCTTAGTAATGTTAATCAAACTGAGGTATTTATAACTGTTCACCCAACAAATCCGAATATTTTATTTGCATCGGCTAATACAATTGTGTTTCAACCATTTTTTGTAAGTGAAGGAATTTATGTAACAACAAATGGTGGAAACACCTGGTTTGGTAGCGATACCTGCAATGGACCAAATATCTCATTCCATCAAGGTGATCCTGGAGTAGCAATCGATAAAAACGGAACTTTTATATTATCACGATTGGGAAGGCAACCATTTTATGGTATCTATTCTCATTACTCTACAGATAATGGACTAAATTGGTCAGCACAAAATAAAATTACCAGTGATGGCGAATCTTTGTATGAAAGAGCTACACTTGCCTCTGATAATAATCCTTCAAGCATATACTATGGACGTACTTATGCAACTTGGGTAAAACTAAGCGGTACTTTTCCGGTAGAATTTTCTTTTACGGATAATATTTTTCAAGCCTGGAATCCTACACAGACAGTAAATTCATTTACTCAAAGATCTGCCGGACCGGACATTGAAGTTGGAAATAATGGTGAAATCTTTATTTGCTATGCATTAGTCACGAGCACATCACCTTTTAATGAAACAGCTGTTAGTTTTGCTTATTCTGATGATGGTGGGAATTCCTGGTCAGTCATGAATAATGCAATCCCAATTAATGGAATAAATGGTGTTCTGGCTCAGAAGTCTAACATTCGGGTTAATGGTTTACCAAGAATAGCTGTTGATAAATCGAATACAAATTCGAGAGGAACAATTTATATAGTAACTACGCAAATTAATCTGTTTCCAGCTGGTTCCGATCCGGATATTATCCTTTATAAATCAACTGACAATGGCCAAACCTGGTCTTCAGGAATAAGAGTAAATCAAGATGCTCTTAATAATGGTAAAACTCAATATTTTCCTGCAATAGATGTAGATAAGTATGGTGGCGTAAATATTATCTATTATGATGATAGAGCTACAACCAATGATTCTGCATCAGTGTTTTTATCCAGATCAACAGACGGTGGGATTAATTGGATAGATTATAAAATATCAGATCACAACTTTAAACCATTACCAATTGGCGGATTAGGTCAAGGGTATCAAGGTGATAATATTGATATTATAGCAGTAGATCATAAATTATTTCCGGTTTGGATGGACAATTCAACCGGGATTTATCAAATCTGGTCAGCACCAATTTCATTTAACCCAATAAGTGTTGAAAATAAGAAAAATGATCTAAGTTCCTTTGAACTTTTTCAAAACTATCCAAACCCTTTCAATCCAACTACAAAGATCAGTTGGCAAACTCCATCGGGTAGTTGGCACTCGTTAAAAATTTACGATATGCTTGGTAATGAAATCATAACTTTGATTGATGAGTATAGAGAAGCAGGTAGTTATGAGTTAAACTTTGATGCTGCTAAATATTATTTGACAAGTGGAATTTATTATTACAAACTGACTGCTGGAAGTTACTCAGAAACAAAGAAGATGGTTTTGTTACGCTAA
- a CDS encoding adenylate/guanylate cyclase domain-containing protein produces MIARNGIRMLASVMFTDMVGYTSLMQEDEERAKLLRDRYRKVLEEKVFEHLGKVIHYFGDGALTIFGSVIESVICAKEIQAELLKEPKVNLRIGIHAGEIVYDDEGVYGDTVNIASRIESLSKGGCVLFSSKVNDELKNHSEFKTKSLGLFELKNVKYPVEIFALQSEDIVVPNKNDFESRFNLRNESIAVLPFVNMSNEPDNEFFSDGITEEILNALSKIEELKVTSRTSSFAFKGKNFDIREIGKQLGVRNLLEGSVRKVGNRVRITAQLIDTLDGYHKWSDTFDRDIKDIFQVQDEIATTIVSTLKKSLKIQDSQKKPLVKIPTTNLEAYQLFLKANYFWNKWTPTDIRRSLQLLKKSVEIDSNFAQGFSALAACYVYLGAIGQLPNQIANEEAKKYALKALSMDDQLPDGHLSLAMANLFDWKWDESYKSFQKALELSPNNADAHHYYAYYMMAINNTRKAVIEAEKAHELDPLSLPINAFLGDMYLNAGMILDAIEQYKKTLEIDSTFRAAINGLGWAYYQSGNMEEALKLFKKSQEIAGDEFKSTANLGYIYAKSGELDKVNDCLDKIKFQEKKLTEVNYTIDYALVYLGLGNYDKVFEYLNKAFEDKLGALIFIRSRSWKEIHDDERFKALLSKMNLPTD; encoded by the coding sequence ATGATAGCCAGAAACGGAATAAGAATGCTTGCATCAGTTATGTTCACCGATATGGTGGGCTATACTTCTTTGATGCAGGAAGATGAAGAACGAGCAAAACTACTTCGTGACAGGTATAGAAAAGTGCTTGAAGAAAAAGTATTTGAACATCTTGGAAAAGTTATTCACTACTTTGGTGATGGTGCTCTTACCATTTTTGGCAGTGTGATTGAATCTGTTATTTGTGCAAAGGAAATTCAAGCTGAGTTATTAAAAGAACCTAAGGTTAATTTGAGAATTGGAATCCATGCTGGGGAAATAGTATACGATGATGAAGGTGTTTATGGAGATACTGTTAATATTGCTTCACGAATAGAATCACTGAGCAAAGGCGGTTGTGTTCTATTCTCATCCAAAGTGAATGATGAACTAAAAAACCATTCTGAATTCAAAACCAAATCATTAGGATTATTTGAACTTAAGAATGTAAAGTATCCTGTTGAAATTTTCGCTCTTCAAAGTGAAGATATAGTTGTTCCAAACAAAAATGATTTTGAATCAAGATTTAATCTGAGAAATGAGTCAATTGCTGTCTTACCATTTGTTAATATGAGTAATGAACCTGATAATGAATTTTTCTCTGATGGAATAACTGAAGAAATCCTGAATGCACTATCTAAAATTGAAGAACTTAAAGTAACCTCAAGAACATCGTCTTTTGCATTCAAAGGAAAAAATTTTGATATAAGGGAAATAGGTAAACAACTGGGAGTTAGAAACTTACTTGAAGGAAGCGTTCGGAAAGTAGGAAACAGAGTCAGAATTACAGCCCAGCTAATTGATACTCTTGATGGTTATCATAAATGGTCTGACACATTTGACCGTGATATAAAAGATATTTTTCAGGTTCAGGACGAAATTGCAACGACAATTGTAAGCACTCTAAAAAAATCACTTAAGATTCAGGATTCACAGAAGAAACCACTGGTAAAAATACCAACGACGAATCTTGAGGCATATCAGCTTTTTTTGAAAGCAAATTATTTCTGGAATAAGTGGACACCAACTGATATAAGAAGATCACTTCAACTTCTGAAGAAATCTGTTGAAATAGATTCAAATTTTGCTCAGGGATTTTCAGCATTGGCTGCTTGTTATGTTTATCTTGGTGCTATTGGACAATTACCAAATCAAATCGCAAATGAAGAAGCCAAGAAATATGCATTGAAAGCTTTATCAATGGATGATCAACTTCCTGATGGTCATCTTTCACTTGCGATGGCAAACTTATTTGATTGGAAATGGGATGAATCATATAAATCATTTCAAAAAGCACTGGAACTAAGCCCGAATAATGCAGATGCACATCATTATTATGCTTATTACATGATGGCAATAAACAACACCCGCAAGGCAGTCATTGAAGCTGAGAAAGCTCATGAACTTGATCCGCTCTCATTGCCAATAAATGCATTCCTTGGTGATATGTACTTGAATGCGGGAATGATTTTAGATGCAATTGAGCAGTATAAAAAAACGCTGGAAATTGATTCAACATTTCGTGCAGCGATTAACGGATTAGGGTGGGCTTACTATCAAAGTGGAAATATGGAAGAAGCTTTAAAGCTATTTAAGAAATCTCAGGAGATTGCAGGTGATGAATTTAAATCAACAGCAAATCTCGGATACATTTACGCTAAGTCAGGAGAATTAGATAAAGTCAACGATTGCCTTGATAAGATTAAATTTCAGGAAAAGAAGTTAACAGAAGTAAATTATACCATCGATTATGCTTTAGTTTATCTTGGTTTGGGAAATTATGATAAAGTATTTGAATACTTAAATAAAGCTTTTGAAGACAAATTAGGTGCACTAATTTTTATCCGTAGCAGATCGTGGAAGGAAATTCATGACGACGAAAGATTTAAAGCATTGTTAAGTAAAATGAATTTACCTACCGATTAA
- a CDS encoding FMN-binding protein, producing the protein MKKMTLLFLLLSFTVFPQDIKDKVNQALKNCFGNNIQFEIEKVRIEKNIKNDIEKTVGQKFFSEEIYFYKIFENKSIIGFALLDNVYGKSLPITFMVMFDLNGKIICSDIIKYREPYGGAVQSKEWNSQFKGKDAQSEFIVGKDVSSISGATISVNSVTKGIKKLTLLIKWLMK; encoded by the coding sequence ATGAAAAAAATGACTTTACTATTTCTGTTACTAAGTTTTACAGTATTTCCACAGGATATCAAAGATAAAGTTAATCAGGCATTGAAAAACTGCTTTGGAAATAATATTCAATTTGAAATTGAGAAAGTCAGAATTGAAAAGAATATCAAGAACGACATTGAAAAAACTGTAGGTCAAAAGTTCTTTTCAGAGGAAATTTATTTTTATAAAATTTTTGAAAACAAGAGTATAATTGGCTTTGCATTGCTTGATAATGTTTATGGAAAATCTCTTCCAATTACTTTTATGGTAATGTTTGATCTGAATGGTAAAATTATTTGTTCTGACATTATAAAATATCGCGAACCATATGGTGGAGCTGTTCAAAGCAAAGAATGGAATAGTCAGTTTAAAGGTAAAGATGCGCAATCAGAATTTATTGTTGGAAAAGATGTAAGTAGTATCAGCGGAGCAACAATTTCTGTGAATTCGGTTACAAAAGGAATTAAGAAACTTACTTTGTTAATTAAATGGCTAATGAAATAA
- a CDS encoding HD domain-containing protein produces the protein MNLELIKKSETFVKNTLSERCPANYRYHNFYHVQKVVEAAMNISESEQVTDDEKEIIILACLFHDIGYIDICDGHEIKSCTYARNFLTKENYPEKKIQQIESCILATKIPQQPKNKLEMIVCDADLHHLGSDDFLEVGNNLRLEIEYSNKIHFTDEGWLEKTISFNKSHSYFTDYAKKIFGVKKILNVIRLEQMLESEKQKVK, from the coding sequence ATGAATCTGGAGTTAATAAAAAAATCCGAAACATTTGTAAAGAATACTCTTTCTGAGAGATGTCCTGCTAATTACAGGTATCACAATTTTTACCATGTTCAGAAAGTTGTTGAAGCTGCAATGAATATCTCTGAATCAGAGCAGGTAACCGATGATGAAAAAGAAATTATTATTCTTGCGTGTTTATTTCATGATATTGGTTACATCGATATTTGTGATGGGCACGAAATTAAAAGTTGCACATATGCAAGAAACTTTTTAACAAAAGAAAATTATCCGGAAAAAAAGATTCAACAAATTGAATCTTGTATTTTAGCAACAAAAATTCCTCAGCAACCAAAAAACAAATTAGAAATGATTGTGTGTGATGCTGATCTTCATCATCTTGGTTCTGATGACTTTCTTGAAGTTGGTAATAATCTAAGACTTGAAATCGAATATAGTAATAAAATTCATTTTACAGATGAAGGATGGCTAGAGAAAACTATTAGTTTCAATAAAAGTCACTCATATTTTACTGATTATGCAAAAAAAATTTTTGGCGTAAAAAAGATTCTGAATGTAATTCGATTAGAACAAATGTTAGAATCAGAAAAACAAAAAGTGAAATAA